The genomic region CGGGTCCGGCCTATGGACGGATCAAGCGAGAGGGGGTCGAGTTCGGACCCGGGCGCGGACCCGGATCGCACCATAGTCCGGTCAGTTGATGAGGCTTTGCAGGGGCGAGGGGATAAGCCCTCCGCGGCGGATGAATCCGGCCGACATGCCCGGGGCCCGGATGGCCATGATTCCGGCCTCGCCCAGGAGGCCCCCAAAGAAGGCCCTGTCCCCGGCCTTCTTGCCCGGCACTGGGATGAGGCGGCAGGCCGTAGTCTTCTTGTTGATGACCCCGATGGCCATTTCGTCGGCCATGATGCCGGCGATGGTTTCCACCGGGGTGTCCCCGGGGATGGCCACCATGTCCAGGCCCACGGAGCAGACGCTGGTCATGGCCTCGAGCTTTTCCAGGCTGAGGAGACCCTGCTCAGCGGCAGAGGCGATGTTCAGATCCTCGCTGACGGGGATGAAGGCCCCGGACAGGCCCCCGACCTGGGCGCTGGCAAAGGCCCCGCCCTTTTTGACCGCGTCGTTGAGCATGGCCAGGGCGGCCGTGGTCCCGGGTACTCCGATGGCCCCCAGACCGAGACTCTGGAATATCTCGCCCACACTGTCGCCCACGTTGGGGGTCGGGGCCAGAGAGAGGTCGACGATTCCGAAGCGGACGTTCAGGGCCTCGGCCACCTTGCGGCCGATGAGTTCCCCGACCTTGGTGACCTTGAAGGCCGTTCTCTTGATCAGATCGGCGACCTCATCCAGGGCCGCGTGCGGGTTGGTCTGGAGAAAGCGGTCGATGGCCTTCTTGACCACGCCCGGGCCGCTGACCCCGACGTTGATGACTGCCCCGGGCT from Deltaproteobacteria bacterium harbors:
- a CDS encoding PFL family protein, with the translated sequence MLTEREVLSMFEMVKNEHLDVRAVTLGLNLFDCASDDLGRLTANIRSRIVSMAGNLVRVCDEIGDRYGIPVVNKRISVSPMAAVAAPFPCRGMVEVAKALDAAAAEVDVDFIGGFSALVEKGLAKGDFALVEAIPEALASPSRLCASVNVASTRAGINMDAVILMAEAVQKSAMLTADKDGLGAAKLCVFANIPQDVPFMAGAYLGIGEPGAVINVGVSGPGVVKKAIDRFLQTNPHAALDEVADLIKRTAFKVTKVGELIGRKVAEALNVRFGIVDLSLAPTPNVGDSVGEIFQSLGLGAIGVPGTTAALAMLNDAVKKGGAFASAQVGGLSGAFIPVSEDLNIASAAEQGLLSLEKLEAMTSVCSVGLDMVAIPGDTPVETIAGIMADEMAIGVINKKTTACRLIPVPGKKAGDRAFFGGLLGEAGIMAIRAPGMSAGFIRRGGLIPSPLQSLIN